A segment of the Desulfofundulus luciae genome:
GATAGAAGGTTGAAAAATACAGGCGCCCCAAAGGCTTTTCTGCCTAAAAAGCCCGGGAAATTCCCCGGGCTTTTTATTAAGGATTTTTCCTTTTTAATGAGGAGTAACTGAATCTATTATTTATTTATTAACCTGGTTATGCTGTGGGAGCTTTTTCAAGGCGCTTCGTACGGGTAACCTGTCCCTTTGGGTGGGGAGAGGAGCTTTACCCACACCCTCACGGAATCGGCAATGATCAGGATGACCATGATCAGCATGATTATTGAAATGGCTGCCAGCAGGTAGTTGTGCTTCGGCAGGTAGTTGATGACAATATTTTGATATCCGGCTGTAATGGTGGTTGCTGACAGGAAGACCATAGGGATGAAGGTGGTCCAGGCATACCGGGCCTTGCCCATCCTGATCAGCATGGTGGTGCCGATAGCCAGGGCCATGCTGCCCAGCAACTGGTTGTTCACACCGAAAAGGGGCCAGATGGTGGAAATGCTACCGCCGTACAGCAGGTATCCCCAGGCCAGGGTGAAAATGCCGCTGGTCAGGATGATGCCCGGCCACCAGTTGTGGTCCTTTAACGGCTTGTATATCGTACCGCCGATTTCCTGCATCAGGTAGCGCCCGACTCGTGTACCGGCATCGATTAGGGTGAGGATGAACAGCGCTTCAAACATGATGGCAAAGTGGTACCAGTAGCCCATCAGATGCCGTAAGCCGCCGATTTTGGAGAAGATGTCGGCCATGCCCACGGCCAGGGACACGGCGCCACCGGGGCGGCCGGCCAGGTTTTCTGACACCAGTTGGGAGAGCACGGGCAGGTCCTGTACCTGCATACCCAGCTTGGTAAAGACCTCCGGCGGGCTATTGATGGCGAAATAATCGGCGGCCGGCAGCACGGTGGCTGCGATCAGGGCCATCAGGGCCACAAAACCTTCCGTTAACATGGCGCCGTAACCGATGGGCAGAATGTCGGCTTCGCTGCGTACCATTTTGGGTGTGGTGCCGCTGGAAACAAGGGCATGGAATCCCGACAGGGCGCCACAGGCAATGGTAATGAACATGAAGGGCCATACTTTACCCGGGATAACCGGTCCTCCACCGGCTACAAATTTGGTCACAGCCGGCATTTGCAGCACGGGGTTGACAATAATCACACCTATGGCCAGCAGCAACATGGTGCCCACCTTCATGTAAGTGCTCAGGTAGTCCCGGGGCACCAGGAGCAGCCACACGGGCAGTACTGCGGCCAGGAAGCCGTAAGCGGCAATCATCAGGGAAAGCTGTTGCTTGTTAAAGGTAAGCAGTGGAGCCAGGGCGGAATGCTGGATAACCGGTCCCAGCACCACCCCCAGGATGATCAGGATTACGCCGATTACAGTGGCTTCGGCAATGCGCCCGGGACGGAGCCACTTGAGGTAGATGCCGATGAACAGGGCTATGGGTATAGTTACGCCGACGGTAAAAGTACCCCACGGGCTCTGGAAGAGGGCGTTGACTACAGACACGCTGGCACCCGCCAGCACAATGATTAACAGGAACAGGATGGCTACGGAAGCGAGCCAGTAGGAGAAATTACCCACTTCCCGGCGGGCTATTTCAGC
Coding sequences within it:
- a CDS encoding carbon starvation CstA family protein; this encodes MRALTLVIIAALVFILAYRFYGAFLAARVLALDPKRRTPAEAHNDGRDYVPTNRWILFGHHFAAIAGAGPLIGPVLAAQFGYLPGTLWILIGAVVAGAVHDMVILFASIRHDGQSLAEIARREVGNFSYWLASVAILFLLIIVLAGASVSVVNALFQSPWGTFTVGVTIPIALFIGIYLKWLRPGRIAEATVIGVILIILGVVLGPVIQHSALAPLLTFNKQQLSLMIAAYGFLAAVLPVWLLLVPRDYLSTYMKVGTMLLLAIGVIIVNPVLQMPAVTKFVAGGGPVIPGKVWPFMFITIACGALSGFHALVSSGTTPKMVRSEADILPIGYGAMLTEGFVALMALIAATVLPAADYFAINSPPEVFTKLGMQVQDLPVLSQLVSENLAGRPGGAVSLAVGMADIFSKIGGLRHLMGYWYHFAIMFEALFILTLIDAGTRVGRYLMQEIGGTIYKPLKDHNWWPGIILTSGIFTLAWGYLLYGGSISTIWPLFGVNNQLLGSMALAIGTTMLIRMGKARYAWTTFIPMVFLSATTITAGYQNIVINYLPKHNYLLAAISIIMLIMVILIIADSVRVWVKLLSPPKGTGYPYEAP